The DNA window CTGCTCCTTTCTTTACTTACAATCCGGCGTGACAGTAGGAGTAACAAACTCAGTCCCACATCCCTCGGGACAATCCCCTCCACATGGAAACGCTGTGGTAACTGTGGTTGCCGTCGCAGGGCATCCGCAAACTGAACTCACTGTCGACAAGCTCAAGCACATAGGCCTGATACAATCCGAGCAGATAGTCTGAGTCTCAGTAACAGTTGGACAGACAGGGGTACTTGCAGTGGCGATGGTGGACGTTGGTCCGTAAGAGGATGCGTAAATGTACGACGTATCGCAGCCGCCAGGACACTTGGACTTTGAGCAAGGGAAGGACGTCTTGACTGTTGAGACGTGAGGGGGGCAGTTCTGCTGATTGAGGGAAATGGTGGAGAAGGAGAGGCAAGGGAGGGTTACACAGGTTGAGCAGACTTCCTTGGTGGATACGACGGTTGGGCATGGCTTTGTGGTAGTTCCATGGTGTTTCTTTGCATTGGTGAGAGAACTGTGAGTGTTAGCGATGGTTGGCAGTCTAAAGAGGATTGGAGACGGTACATGAGGAGAGCAGTGAGGATAATAAAGGGCAGCATGTTAAATAGAGGGTtgaatatatttttataagtgTAGCTGTTGTACGTATGACAAGTTAAATATTTAGGTACATCAAAACCAGtccttcctcctccaggGGAATCCAGGTGTTTATATACTCCGATATTCCATCACATTTACATCTTACATCTTACATCGTCAGCCCAGCCAGCAATACGAGATATCACAAACAAGTCCCCGACGATCCGATCCATGGTAGTCCAAACAGATTCTGTCAGTCACAAGACAGGAATGTAGATGATGCAGATAAAACACGTGGATTGGACTGCGGCTGACAAGATGGTGTAAAACACCCTGACGATCACTCTTGGGTGACCGAATGGAGCTATGCCCATCGGGAAATACGAGGCGCTATGATGCAAACTTTGGAGAGCGGCCATCTTGGCTGAAGGGAGATTCGAGCAAAGTGCTGTCTCGACGACTCGGTAGTTACTGTTGTGTTTCTTGGATACTCTTTTTGGAAGGCCTCTGTGACACGCTTTGTGCATATCATATGTAGTACTCATGTGTGGTTGGCGGCCATCGGAGGTTGTGTAACAAGATCTAACCCAGTATGTCGTATTCGGTGGCATAACCACAAGGATTAATGTATGTAAATAGtgatccttcttctcgttgCGACTCTCTATAAACGAGCCCGTATAGCTATTGTAACTTTTGGGTCACTCAGATAACAAGACCCATCCCATCACTTCTTCTGCtgctctccttctccttcctcCACTGTTTAACAATTCCCCCGATAACTTCGTCAAGGTCCTCATCTTCAAGTCCCAACTCCTTCATGGCGAATGCATCTCCCCTCTTGGGCCACTCGGCGTCGAGTGCTCCTAGCACAAACACAATCTTTTCCAGCGCATGTGGATCATATTTCACGGCCATCTTATCGGTTTGTTCCTGTAGGAACTCATCCGAGTTCACGAACTCCTTCTTCCACTCTGCGCCTGTCGCCTTTTCTAGGGCTGCTACCACCTCCAGCTGTGTCTTGCAGAAGCTTTGCACATATAGGAGGCGGTTTTTTGTGCTGTCTGGGTGCTTGAGTACTGCGACAAGAGATTCGGCAACACGCGAGAGTGTGGATGCCGAAGCTGGAACGTCGCCTTTGTCGAGAATCACGGCGGTATTGGTGGTGAGATCGGTGTGTAGCAAACCGTCGCGAATTCCATAGTCGAAGAAATGTCCACACACAATAGACGTCCAAGAGAAATCGGGATATTCTTTCACAAGCTCAATAGCCTTGTTCCTAACTTCATCCTTGTCGCGGTAAAGCTTTAGTAGCTTCTTGGCTTGCTCGCTCTGCGCATCACAGCTTCCAAAGTCGGCAGGAATGAAGCGTTTCACGCCCGCCTTGGCAGAAGCTTCTGCGAGACGGAGATGCTGATCGACAACATTTGTCAACGGGAATGAAGCAATGACAACATCTTGGCCTTTGAGAGCGGAAATTAAAGCGTCAATGGCGAAATCGTCTGGTATAGTGACGATGGAGATGGATTCGGCGTGCGCTGGTGTTGATTTGGATGATTCACGTCTGGCGACAGAGACGTCAAAAGAGTTTGAGGAAACGAGGCCTTCGAGTAGGACTGAGCCTAGAGTTCCGTTTGCACCGACAAGGAGGACTTTCTTGAGAGACATGATGACGTTTATTGTTATTAAAGGCGTAAAGTTTTGGGTGTTGGAGGGAGAAACTGTAGATAAAGATACGACACCGCGGGGTAGTTAATGCGGGGTAGATATTTCGATCAAGCTTCAGCTTTTGTCTGTTGACATGTCAAAAGGTAACAACTGAGACATCGGGATTGCTCTCCGATGCAGGAAGCCGGGGTCATAGTCCGATGGGCCATTGACGCCATCGCGGATATGTACCTTCCATCTCGCCATGTACAAAGAGGAAAGCCGAAGCGAGTGCAGATATGTCATAGATTAGTAACTGCCCAACGTATCACAACAGTTTGTTTAACATCAAATTACTCTATTCAGTAATTGTACTACGCAAAATACTTGCTCCATGTCCAAAGACGCGCGCAACTTGTCCACCCCACCGCAGCCATAATCTCCACAAGGGTCCGGGTATAAGTGAAGCACATCAACTTCTGAtaaggaaggataagtgggTAGCATAGCAGGTATTACTTTTGTGTTGTGTGAGAATACTTGCTCTATGAGCCCtatctttcgtgacgaggctgcatcCTTCGATCATTAAACTTTggggaacacccacatcaatatCAACTTCTGATATGTCTTTGAGTGAGAATACAAGGATATACACACAGCTATATAGAAGCAGGAAATGATAGCGATCAATGATCAAGTGAGTATTCACGGTGCACGGCAACGTTCAATGCTTATCTCTATAGTTCATATTGCGGCAAATCGCTTCCGGTCTTCGTCATACGAATGTAACAACATGGAGTTGCACTTGTAGTTGCCTCTGTATCACAGAGTGCAACGTTCAAAACTATAAAATGAAGAGCTTGTCCTCTCTTTGGCCTACACCATCCACCTCTCTTCaccaacaaaacaaacaaaaatgACACTCCACGAAGTAATCAAAGAATCACCTAGTGAGCCCACCTCACAGGTCAAACCATCTTGGGGGGAAGAAACCAGAGACATTGAAAACAAAGAAATCGTCCTCATCACTGGTGCAAACACGGGCATCGGCTTGGAGACGGTCAAAGCCTTATTCCGCTCTTCAAAGGCCTACCATGTCATTCTAGGCTCTCGCAAAGCTGCCaatggagaagaagcagtCGCTCAGCTGGAAAGCGAGTTTCCCGACACCAAGAGCAGCGTCGATGTTGTACAGATCGACCTTGGCAATAATCACGAGATCCCACTTGTCTTTGAGACTATCAAGTCCAAGTTTGGCAGAGTTGATGTTTTAATCAACAACGCGGGTACGTTTTCTACATTAACATACCTAGTTGGTGTATAAGTTACTCGAGAGGAGTGGCTGATGAGTATCCAGGCGCCAATTTCGACTCCTTTGAAGAAAATGATGGTGCTGATCCTGCCCACGCTCGTCTTTTGTTCAACAAGACTTACGACAACAACGTATCGAGCACTCAGGTTTTTACAGCCACGTTCGTTCCTCTCCTGTTGGAGTCCTCGTCCCCGCGTATCATTTTCCTGACTTCAGGTCTTTCGACGCTTCACGGCGCGCACGAGTCTTTCCTATCAAAAATTACAGAATCCATCCCGAAAGGGTGGCCCAAGACGGGGATCCCGACAGCGATTGCGTACCGCTGCTCCAAGACGGCGCTCAACATGGTGATGCTGTCGTGGTATCAGCTTCTCAAAGACGACGGGGTCCGAGTGTGGTCTGTCAACCCAGGCTTCTTAGCTACGGGGTTGGGAGGGAACCCCGAATTGCTCAAGAGTGCGGGTGCGGGGGATCCGGCTACGGGCGGCGAGCTTATTCTAAAGGTCATTGAGGGAGAAAAGGACGAGGATGTAGGAAAGGTTGTTGGTCAGAATGGTGTTCAGGAGTGGTAATAGCGCTGCCTTGACAATGCTGGGCGTGTTATTCAGGACACGCTTGACtcgagatgagatgaaagcTCGGGCTCTAGGATATCACAATAACTCTGGTGACCAATTGGATTGAAAAGTATTGATTCTGGCAGTGACAGCGTATCTACTAATTAGCAAAGCCACATTTGATGATGTACGTACGTCTGTCGAATAGTCCAAACAATGGTCCGAGCATTACCAAAGCGTCACAaagaaataagaaaataaaaattttgTATTCAAACGGTCGCTTGGCAGTTAATGCCGTCGTAAGAGTACGTCATTGCGTATATCCAGCTCAGCCCTGAAGTTtcttttgttgttgatggttgGGTATTTGATCTAGGATGGTCCATGTAAGCGGGCAGTAGGTGACGATAGAAGTCATGTCTTTTAGGCCACTGAAAAGCAAAGTAGGTAGACACAAGACCAGTTTCTGAGTTCAAGACCCTTGTAGAACATGTGATAAGAATCAAGGTCGACTAGATAATTAAAGGAAGGCTGAGGatagatataaataagtGTTGTATCAAGTTGGATTGTGGCTTGCTTCTGTTGCGTCGAGGATTACGAGAGAAAGATGACGAGTCTGACACTGTAGAGTTACAGAGAATCACAGAGGGTTGATACAGTATGAGAATAGTGGCTGGTCCCTGGGACCCTCGGTAGAAAACAACCTACCCCTGGCCCGCCAAGTGACGTCGGCAGTGCTCGAGCGCATGCACCAGAACAGAAGAGAATCAGTCAAAGGGACGCGTCTCCACAGCCAACCAGCCCGCTATTTCCATTGTCTGTTCGTCTGACATGGATATCGAGGGAAGCAGACCCAATATAGTGATGCAATGCTTCTATAGGTAGTTacaccatcaccagcacAACAAAATGTGAGTAACACGATACATGGACAATATCTTGGCGCATAACAATAATAGTAAAAACAAATCTAAAACTCTCAAATGGACCCTGCCAAGTAGTCCAAAACCGTTAACAAGAGTcaagtacctaggtaggctgGGGGACCCTTTTCTCAGGCACAGCACAGCCACTCGTCTGAGCTGACGTTGGGTTTTCGccctctcttctcttctcttctcctcTTGTCTAGTAAATGTTCTCTAGTTCAAAATGCAAGGCTGATCCCTTTTTATTGATTGCCAAGATGTCTCTCTCATTTCATTCTTCAGCTGTTCATTCATCAATCTAATGCCACGTCGACTTGGTCTCTTATTAGTCGCCCCTCTTATACAAGTTGTACATCTCATCAGCCCAACTCGAGTACCTTATACCAGTACCTAATACCTTGGCTCGGTTCTAATTCATACCccagctttttcttttacctTTTTACCTTTTGTTCTACTCTTTAATCCATCTCCCTCGCCTTGTCAGCACTCTGTTTTATTTTTACATCATCACAGACAAAAGGTGGAACTGAAAAGCTGCTCTCGCTTGTTTATCACTACTACTTCTACTCCAACCTCCCGCCTCAACTACTACAACTTCTCCTCTCCCTCCCTCCCCCACCCTCTCCGAAACTCAAACTTGAACTAAATTCAACTTGATAAAACTTCAAGATATGGAGGCTCGTTCTTTAACTGCACTCAATAATCTTGCAGGCAATCCGCCTCAATATCCCATCAACCCAGCTCAAGAGAGACAAGATCCTGTCACTCTTTACATCTCACGAGTCCCTGGTACTCGAGGTAAGACAAGCCCCCAACCCAAATCAGCCATTACAGCCCCCACCGGCTCTGGCCTGACACTAACACCGCTTTGAACCAGATGTTATCCTCTCCCCTTTCAAGCCTCAACTAAAGATCGTCACCGCCGAAGATGTCGCGAATTGTCTTTACTACGTCCACTATGAAGTCCCCTCACTAGAACCAACTGGAGGTGCGCCGGGTTTGCGAGATGACGGCCATCGATCTTCGAGCGACGAGAACTCTTCTATACGGAATATCAAGAGGAAGCCTGTTCCTGGTGGCGCAAGACCATTGACGCCTCCGCCCACCGATCATCTTCCCGTCCCCGACCAAGACCCTACCCGAAGACGCGGCTTGTCAGTCAACTCGACCTTTGATCCTCGACAACAACCCTCCCCACGATATGATCACGAACAGGAAGAGCAAAGCCCGGTTCTACCTCCTCGACCGGGTACAAACGTTCCAAGGATTCAAGCGCCTCAACCTTCAATCTCTCGAGATCCTTCCGTAACTCGAAAGCCAGTTGGTCCTCGAACATCAACAAGTTCCGCCCCTGGATCAGAGAACCAGCGTCCTCTTCCACAAGCGCCTGGTCCATACCCAGCAGCTGCAGACTTGGAACGAATGCTTGCTTCGAACCGACCCCCGCCAAACCGAAAAAACCACAGCCGTTCCCCGTCCCCGAAAAAGAGCTATGAGGGAAAACAACCTTTCAAGCTGGCACTTATACGCCGTGACCCAAGCACAGGAAACCAGTGGAACGTTGGACATATATCATCCTTCCAAACAGACGCACCACCACCCGACCAAGACGACGCAAACCCGCTCTTCACATCTGTACCACCCGTTGCGCAACCGCCAAACGCCGGAAATCCCCCCATCAACGTCCATATCGAGACGCTAGGGTATGGCAAGTTCCGCGGTATGCCAACTCGACGAAGTTTCGACGCAGGACCTGGCATGGATACTACTCAGCCAAAGGATGGCGGGGTTGTTATGTCAAGACAGATTGCTATGGCTTATGCGAAGAGTTGGACAACTAACTGGCGCGAAATGCTGCAGGATGGCGCTGGACGTGGCCACGGGCGACAAGGCAGTGTTGGCTCGGTTGATTCTGTGGAAGCGTCGTCACCCGTCGAACCTGCGATATCAATGCAACCAGCACCTGGATTCAGACCACGGGGATACATCTTTACGAGTCCCTGGAACGGAAGATGCGAGTTCCGCACTGGAGCTGCAGGTCGCAGTTTGCGGTGCTATCACATTCTGCACGACGACAGATCAAATAACCCCCTGGCCGAGCTCGGCCAAGGTCAAGTACAAGGCGGCGGTGGTGGCATGGCCATGAGCGAACTCCGGTTCAATCTCCCCACTGCAGAGCTCTTTAAATCAGCAGAAGGTCGAGAGGAAGTCAAGACCCAGTTACAAGGACACTTCAACAAGCTTCTCGGCCGCGACGAGCGAAACGATGCCTATGACGACGGTATGGTCTCGCCGTTCGACATTAACCTGGGCAAAGAGAAAGCTGGCGGTGGAAACCGCGGAAAGAGAGCTAAGTTGGGCAAACTCATCATCTACCCCGACGGTTTGAAGATGTTGGATTTGTTGGTATCTGCGAACATGGGTCTATGGTGGCAGGCGTGGGAGAAGAGCTTCTAAAGCTCATGGTTCTAAAAGCAAGATCTTTTAATGGTTTCATTTTGgagttttctttttattgCGATGTTAGGGAGGCAGGTAGTTTACATGTTAAACCTTGGTAGAGCTATTAGAGCCGCGAGGACTGAGACGACGTAACGACTCATATGGGATACGGAAATGAGATACCACACATACCAATTAGATAGTTGACATATACAAATGGTTAATAACCACACAAAGCAGAGATATGTGTCATAATGACTTTTCATGTTCATCATCTCAAGTGATGATGCAGAGGTTCGATTGACGTTGATCACGTGCCAGATCACGAGTCAGTCTTCAGCCAATCAAATGCCTAGAGTTGTAATCCCGCTGAGCAACTTTCCTAGCCGAACACATCCATCACGTCAAATCCTCGCCTCCCGCCCCAGCCCAGACGACCAATTGACCCCCCGGAGTTCAATTGAACCTCTCCTCTCCGCCAGACCCTCGGTCCACCTCGAACGACCTCCTCGAGCCAAACTCCCTCAGTCCACAATGGCCCACGCCACTATGCTTGCGCGACGACAGCTTGCCTCGAGCTCTTTGAGCACCAGAGCTACCAGCATCGTTGGCCTCGTCCAGCAACGAGGCTATGCGACACCTCACGGTCCTCCCCCCGCCAACTTCCGAACGAGCAAGCCTGTGAAGTGGACGTGGGATAATGATAGCACCCTGGACCGCATGGGAAAGTTTTTCCTCATGACCGAGATGGCGAGGGGCATGTATGTCCTGCTTGAGCAGTACTTCCGACCACCGTATGTCACAACAACATCCAGGTTCTATAGAGGAAATGGCTGACGAGGGGATACAGTTACACCATTTACTACCCCTTCGAGAAGGTATGCGAAACTACGACTACGCATTCATACCGACCATATAACTGATCCATCCCAGGGCCCTATCTCTCCCCGATTCCGTGGTGAGCACGCTCTCCGACGATACCCCTCTGGCGAAGAGCGATGTATTGCTTGCAAGCTCTGCGAGGCTGTACGACAACTCCATATCCCAAACACCGCGGCCCAGTATCGCTGACATGAAATCTGTAGATTTGCCCCGCCCAGGCCATCACCATTGAGGCTGAGGAGCGAGCTGATGGATCCCGCCGAACCACCAAGTACGATATCGACATGACCAAGTGCATTTACTGCGGTTTCTGCCAGGAGTCTTGCCCCGTCGACGCCATCGTTGAGTCGCCCAACGCCGAGTACGCTACCGAGACCCGAGAAGAGCTTCTGTACAACAAGGGTGCGTACACAATTGCCCACATATCAAACTATATTGTTCCAGATGGAAGACTAACATCCACACAGAGAAGCTTCTCTCCAACGGTGACAAGTGGGAGCCCGAGCTGGCAGCCGCCATCCGCGCCGACTCGCCATACCGATAAACTAGTCAACTGGGAAAGCCGTCATGAAAAAAGGGAAATGGAGATGTTGGATTGGAATGCATAGTTTTTATTTGTTATTTTCGCCTTTGTTACCTAAGGTCGTTTGAAACGTCACTTCTGTAGGAACATGACTTTTTTTTGGTGATAACGAGGCGGCAAAGGACTAGAGGGAGGCGGGCTTTCGGATGGTTCAAGGAGAGGGCAGGTGTACATAATCTAGACGTCCAAAAAAATGCCCCTTTGTCACTCAattttggtgttttggtgTGATGCTGATGGGATTCACGATTGGGCACAGGTCAGGGATGAACACAGTTTTGTTGTAGGGTCATTTCTTGGTGTTTCTCATTAATGAGCACGTCGAGTGTCTcgacttttaattatatacatCGAACTAAAACGCTACATCATGTACGTCGTCATTATTTAATAAGGGCACTTCTTCACCTCAGGAGTAGTATCAGCAGCCTTGAGAGCAACCTCGGTCAACCCAGAGGCGACCTGCTTCATCCACATGTGGTACTGCTTCTGATCAGGGTAGAACGGGCATGCAGCCGAACCACTCTCCTCACCAAACTCAATGGTGTAGCTCTGCAGCTTGCTCTTGCCGCAGGCCTTGCCATAGTATCGAGCAAGGGCGTAGTCAGTGCTGGCTCCAGAGGTAGGATACAGACCGACGGCCTCTTGGACGGTGTACTTTGAGGTTCCGGCGTTCTCCATGACCTTCTTCATGCGGTTGCCCAGCTTGAGTTGGCCGGAGAGATCACTCTTGGTGATGTACTCCTTGTACTTTGTCTTGGGCGTCTCATCATCGCCGAGGACACCACGACGGCCGTCGTACTTCTTGTTAGCGAAGCTCTCGGCCTTGTTGGTGGTCTGCGCATCGTCATCGCCCCAGGCGTACAGCATGTAGCCACCG is part of the Fusarium poae strain DAOMC 252244 chromosome 4, whole genome shotgun sequence genome and encodes:
- a CDS encoding hypothetical protein (BUSCO:22462at5125), whose amino-acid sequence is MEARSLTALNNLAGNPPQYPINPAQERQDPVTLYISRVPGTRDVILSPFKPQLKIVTAEDVANCLYYVHYEVPSLEPTGGAPGLRDDGHRSSSDENSSIRNIKRKPVPGGARPLTPPPTDHLPVPDQDPTRRRGLSVNSTFDPRQQPSPRYDHEQEEQSPVLPPRPGTNVPRIQAPQPSISRDPSVTRKPVGPRTSTSSAPGSENQRPLPQAPGPYPAAADLERMLASNRPPPNRKNHSRSPSPKKSYEGKQPFKLALIRRDPSTGNQWNVGHISSFQTDAPPPDQDDANPLFTSVPPVAQPPNAGNPPINVHIETLGYGKFRGMPTRRSFDAGPGMDTTQPKDGGVVMSRQIAMAYAKSWTTNWREMLQDGAGRGHGRQGSVGSVDSVEASSPVEPAISMQPAPGFRPRGYIFTSPWNGRCEFRTGAAGRSLRCYHILHDDRSNNPLAELGQGQVQGGGGGMAMSELRFNLPTAELFKSAEGREEVKTQLQGHFNKLLGRDERNDAYDDGMVSPFDINLGKEKAGGGNRGKRAKLGKLIIYPDGLKMLDLLVSANMGLWWQAWEKSF
- a CDS encoding hypothetical protein (BUSCO:45370at5125), yielding MAHATMLARRQLASSSLSTRATSIVGLVQQRGYATPHGPPPANFRTSKPVKWTWDNDSTLDRMGKFFLMTEMARGMYVLLEQYFRPPYTIYYPFEKGPISPRFRGEHALRRYPSGEERCIACKLCEAICPAQAITIEAEERADGSRRTTKYDIDMTKCIYCGFCQESCPVDAIVESPNAEYATETREELLYNKEKLLSNGDKWEPELAAAIRADSPYR